A single genomic interval of Streptococcus suis harbors:
- a CDS encoding pyridoxamine 5'-phosphate oxidase family protein: MELKDIMHILEDMKVGVFATLDEYGNPHARHAHITAANEEGIFFMTSPETHFYDQLMGDQRVAMTAISEEGYLIQVVRVEGTARPVENDYLKTVFADNPYYQHIYKDESSDTMQVFQIYAGHGFYHSLTQGHKYIFSIGQGENSEVRTL, from the coding sequence ATGGAACTAAAAGATATTATGCATATTTTGGAAGATATGAAGGTTGGAGTTTTTGCAACTCTGGATGAGTATGGAAATCCACATGCTCGTCATGCTCATATCACTGCAGCAAACGAAGAAGGGATTTTCTTTATGACAAGCCCAGAAACGCATTTCTATGATCAATTGATGGGGGATCAAAGAGTTGCGATGACTGCTATTTCTGAGGAAGGGTACCTTATCCAGGTAGTGCGTGTAGAAGGGACTGCCAGACCTGTGGAGAACGACTATCTAAAGACAGTTTTTGCGGATAATCCTTATTATCAACATATCTATAAAGATGAGTCTAGTGATACAATGCAAGTATTTCAGATTTATGCTGGTCATGGCTTCTATCATAGCTTGACTCAAGGTCATAAGTATATCTTTTCTATTGGTCAAGGCGAGAATTCAGAGGTTCGTACACTTTGA
- a CDS encoding AbrB/MazE/SpoVT family DNA-binding domain-containing protein, whose product MNVLLRKTGNSTVITIPNAIKEALGAEIGEEIEFVTSGNNIIIRKAEPTFDFDKELEKAMNQYDELLKELVDK is encoded by the coding sequence ATGAATGTTTTATTACGCAAAACAGGTAACAGCACTGTTATCACTATCCCAAATGCTATTAAAGAAGCGCTTGGTGCAGAAATTGGTGAAGAAATCGAATTCGTCACTTCAGGAAATAATATCATCATCCGTAAAGCTGAGCCAACATTTGACTTTGACAAAGAGTTAGAAAAAGCTATGAACCAATACGATGAATTATTGAAAGAGCTGGTAGATAAATGA
- a CDS encoding type II toxin-antitoxin system death-on-curing family toxin, whose translation MKYLTAEDIIKINVMVIGKYSPKEPVGITNPNSLQMIIEQPKQEIFGKILYPDIYSKAAIIWINLIKKHPFKNANKRTAVLALHMFLALNGYQSNLSFNDGLEKTIDIATFQGDFEELKDRITQFLKEENRVYKK comes from the coding sequence ATGAAATACCTAACTGCCGAAGACATTATCAAAATCAATGTCATGGTTATTGGAAAATATTCCCCGAAGGAACCTGTTGGGATAACTAATCCAAACAGCCTTCAAATGATTATTGAGCAGCCAAAACAAGAAATTTTTGGAAAAATACTCTATCCCGACATTTATAGTAAAGCTGCCATTATCTGGATAAACCTAATCAAGAAGCACCCATTCAAAAACGCCAACAAGCGAACTGCTGTACTTGCTTTACACATGTTTCTAGCACTGAATGGATATCAATCCAATCTTTCCTTCAACGATGGACTGGAAAAAACGATTGATATTGCTACGTTTCAAGGTGACTTCGAAGAATTAAAAGATAGGATTACCCAATTCTTAAAAGAAGAAAATCGAGTATATAAAAAATAG
- a CDS encoding ATP-binding protein, translating to MKDKDELFCKLSHYQFSPENQYLDRKSARKKPSELLKHLIAFANADGGQLVIGIEDEKQDNIITGFKDGRAYPIDDFKKIDREMRETPLDLSFEEIPVINHKGEEDFILVITVELSSNRVIAAPNDDVYLRQGDESVKLSYEQRTQLSYDKGQRFFEDEFVPDASLEDIDETIVQDFKSHFDLSERSTEEILKARRFLVNGKLTKAAILLFGKYPSAFFPQARVRFQRFDGTDMGTGSSFNVIKEVTFDDALPTLIIKVRDFIRTQLREFQYLDDNGQFQILPEYPEFAWFEGVVNAVTHRDYSVYGDHIRVLMFDDRLEIHSPGKLPNIVTVENIKHERFSRNPRIARTLTEFGWVREMNEGVKRIYSEMESAFLHEPKFSEPGNKVVLTLENNIVSRHLRTRDSLEKQFSDFDNLNSDEQAIIHYMYNSGNKMTTAKAIELTGRSRSFVVKLLHNLRDLEIITWFGSSKNDRNQYYLLVDK from the coding sequence TTGAAAGATAAGGATGAATTATTTTGTAAACTATCCCACTACCAATTCTCACCAGAAAACCAATACCTAGATCGAAAATCAGCCAGAAAGAAACCGTCTGAACTTCTCAAACACTTGATTGCTTTTGCCAATGCGGATGGCGGTCAACTGGTTATTGGTATTGAGGACGAGAAACAGGATAATATTATCACTGGTTTCAAGGACGGCAGGGCTTATCCCATAGACGATTTTAAAAAGATTGACCGTGAGATGCGTGAGACTCCTTTGGATTTATCTTTTGAGGAAATCCCTGTAATCAATCATAAGGGTGAAGAAGATTTCATTTTAGTTATCACTGTGGAATTGTCATCAAATCGTGTGATTGCAGCACCAAATGATGACGTTTATCTTCGTCAAGGAGATGAATCTGTCAAGTTGAGTTATGAGCAACGGACTCAACTCAGTTATGATAAAGGACAACGCTTCTTTGAAGATGAGTTCGTCCCTGATGCTAGTCTGGAAGATATTGATGAAACTATCGTACAGGATTTCAAAAGTCACTTTGATTTATCAGAGCGCTCCACAGAGGAAATTCTCAAAGCTAGACGTTTTTTGGTTAATGGAAAATTGACTAAAGCCGCCATTTTACTTTTTGGAAAGTATCCGTCAGCTTTCTTTCCCCAAGCTCGTGTTCGTTTTCAGCGATTTGATGGTACGGATATGGGAACAGGTAGTAGTTTTAATGTTATTAAGGAAGTGACTTTTGATGATGCTCTCCCAACTTTGATTATCAAGGTTCGAGATTTTATTCGTACTCAGCTTCGTGAATTTCAGTATTTGGATGACAATGGGCAATTCCAAATTTTGCCTGAGTATCCTGAATTTGCCTGGTTTGAAGGTGTTGTCAATGCTGTAACTCACCGTGATTATTCTGTCTATGGTGATCACATTCGTGTGCTTATGTTTGATGATCGACTAGAGATTCATAGCCCAGGGAAGTTACCTAATATTGTAACAGTTGAAAATATCAAGCATGAACGCTTTTCGAGAAATCCACGTATTGCTCGAACTCTGACCGAGTTCGGTTGGGTACGTGAGATGAATGAAGGTGTTAAACGTATCTACTCGGAGATGGAATCTGCATTTCTCCATGAACCTAAATTCTCAGAACCTGGGAATAAGGTTGTCCTGACGCTTGAGAACAACATTGTCAGCCGACATCTCCGTACAAGAGACAGCTTGGAAAAACAGTTCTCTGATTTTGATAACCTAAACTCAGACGAGCAGGCTATTATCCACTATATGTATAACTCAGGTAATAAAATGACAACCGCAAAAGCCATTGAGCTTACAGGCAGGAGTCGATCATTTGTTGTTAAATTACTTCATAATCTTCGTGACCTAGAAATCATTACTTGGTTTGGTTCAAGTAAAAATGACCGCAATCAGTATTATCTTTTAGTTGATAAATGA
- a CDS encoding Eco57I restriction-modification methylase domain-containing protein, with product MISNFDFLAIDIDTAELFRTINMAEENYTHGDYEGTLTKVRKVAENTARLVADREYLDISERATFNDVLREIRDFIPNKTIVDHFYDIKGKGNNSAHVLNPEDATKENALKSLKQVFDILAWVMLTYIEPDIKASAIGHFLEPRAQEMYTTAERKFIYIQTVNNESGLFNAFEGTQKIGEGSISSDDIETDWSPNSDFLRTVAPKRINQYMKTSGLPYTLGWVELAYKKATKSWFHDYDVHNVLKRSGIKQAEQLEGTEWFKTDLETAKAAIKAVKEGRNYLNITAKESFIEEPVITLRPEQEAAVEQTQKVFKKKDRMLWNAKMRFGKTLTSLQLVKNEAFQRVLIMTHRPVVADSWFDDFKKMKMSADGYDYGSVNQGETLENLKRGEKPFVYFASIQLLRYNGGQTNLKDFADVDWDLIIIDEAHEGTQTELSDSVMKELVKEHTKILELSGTPFNLLEQFDEEQVYTWDYVMEQQAKKKWELERPSEPNPYETLPKVSMYTFEMKHKERFSDESKSFNFREFFRVAEDGQLVYKQEVRQFLDNITHPDSRTNYPFSTKSYREELRHTLWLMPGVKEANAFEGLLKEHPIFGKEYKIVNVVRGASSDDGIANDADIEKVRSAIGKDPSQTKTITLTVRKLTTGVNIPEWTAVLFLSNTNSAMNYLQAAFRAQTPFSHEKLGMKTNCYVFDFAPDRALTVMAESAQINSGVGKKNTQAQKQAMARLLNFMPILGASDNGMKTYDVDRMLTQLKKVYAEKAVRSGFEDDSLYNDNLLTLTADDASMFTKLNAIVGKKQSQKTPKKVVINENGLTTEEHEQAEKAKKKPKAKRTAEDLEVIEKQKEAKKQRKNMISILRGVSIRIPMMIYGMAVDLSKDITIQDFIKQVDDESWKEFMPKGFTKGMFSEITKYYDAEVFIEAGRIIRQRAKSFDDLDFIERAEQIAELFGTFKNPDKETVLTPWRVVNLQVSKSVGGLNFYDDNFESATDGARSNLHWVSNEVTSSIYQRDTKILDINSKTGLYPLHSAISLYYQRVAENDDNHFEADQVYQEILANNIYAIAKTPMAKTITERTLTGYRKYKTNVTYIESLTDTLKTDGEQGKKLVEEAFNKVKFDVVIGNPPYQEETIGENSTFAPPIYHKFMDLSYEVADKAVLITPARFLFNAGSTPKAWNKKMLEDEHLKVIYFEQNSANIFPNTDIKGGVAVTFRDANVNFGAIETFTAFDALNNILHKVAPLTKATLDSIISGRGVYKLSEKALIDHPEIEDIQSKGHKFDVGSGAFKILSDILYFDKKQSDNDVQILGLENLNRTYRWINQDYLNPPESFRKYKVFFPQANGSGAIGEVISTPLIGAPLIGATETFLSIGGFETKEEAEACLKYIKTKFARAMLGVLKITQATTRDKWAKVPLQDFTSNSDIDWSQSIAELDVQLYRKYGLSQEEIDFIESKVKEME from the coding sequence ATGATTTCAAATTTTGATTTTTTGGCAATTGATATAGATACAGCCGAGCTTTTTAGAACCATAAATATGGCTGAAGAAAATTATACACATGGGGACTATGAAGGCACGCTGACTAAGGTGAGAAAAGTTGCTGAGAATACAGCGAGGTTGGTTGCCGATAGAGAATATTTAGATATTAGTGAGCGCGCCACCTTTAATGACGTACTAAGAGAGATAAGAGACTTTATTCCCAATAAAACAATCGTCGATCACTTTTATGATATCAAGGGAAAAGGGAATAATTCTGCCCATGTCCTTAATCCAGAAGATGCGACAAAAGAAAATGCATTAAAATCACTAAAACAAGTCTTTGACATACTAGCTTGGGTCATGCTGACCTATATTGAACCGGATATTAAAGCCAGTGCAATTGGTCATTTTTTAGAACCGAGAGCACAAGAAATGTACACTACGGCTGAGCGGAAGTTTATCTATATTCAAACAGTTAACAATGAAAGTGGACTATTTAATGCCTTCGAAGGGACTCAAAAAATTGGTGAGGGTAGCATTTCTTCGGATGATATTGAGACAGATTGGTCGCCAAATAGTGACTTTTTACGTACTGTTGCCCCAAAACGTATTAATCAATACATGAAAACATCTGGTCTGCCTTACACGCTTGGTTGGGTAGAGCTTGCTTACAAAAAGGCGACCAAGTCCTGGTTTCATGATTATGATGTGCATAATGTCTTGAAGCGTTCAGGGATTAAACAGGCTGAACAACTGGAAGGAACAGAGTGGTTCAAGACGGATTTAGAGACAGCTAAGGCTGCTATTAAAGCTGTTAAAGAAGGTAGAAATTATCTAAATATTACTGCCAAAGAATCATTTATTGAAGAACCAGTTATCACCCTTCGTCCAGAACAAGAGGCAGCGGTCGAGCAGACGCAAAAAGTCTTTAAGAAAAAAGACCGAATGCTCTGGAATGCTAAAATGCGTTTTGGTAAAACCTTGACGTCCTTGCAATTGGTCAAGAATGAAGCCTTTCAAAGAGTGCTCATCATGACTCATCGTCCTGTTGTGGCGGATTCTTGGTTTGATGATTTCAAGAAAATGAAGATGAGCGCTGATGGGTATGATTATGGCTCAGTCAATCAAGGAGAAACGCTTGAAAACCTGAAGCGAGGTGAGAAACCTTTTGTGTATTTCGCTTCAATCCAATTGCTTCGGTACAATGGCGGACAAACCAATCTGAAAGATTTTGCAGATGTGGATTGGGATTTGATCATCATTGATGAAGCGCATGAGGGGACTCAGACAGAGCTTAGTGATTCGGTAATGAAAGAATTGGTCAAAGAGCATACAAAGATACTTGAACTATCTGGGACACCTTTCAATCTTTTGGAGCAATTTGATGAGGAGCAAGTCTATACTTGGGACTATGTCATGGAACAACAGGCTAAGAAGAAGTGGGAATTAGAACGTCCAAGTGAGCCAAATCCTTATGAAACTTTGCCAAAAGTATCGATGTACACTTTTGAAATGAAGCATAAGGAACGTTTTTCTGATGAGAGTAAATCGTTCAACTTTAGGGAATTTTTCCGTGTGGCTGAGGATGGTCAACTTGTTTATAAGCAAGAGGTTCGCCAATTCTTAGATAATATCACACATCCAGATAGTCGTACGAACTACCCTTTTTCAACGAAGTCTTATCGTGAAGAGTTGCGTCATACGCTTTGGCTTATGCCAGGTGTTAAGGAAGCTAATGCTTTTGAGGGCTTGCTTAAAGAACACCCTATTTTCGGGAAAGAATATAAAATTGTTAACGTTGTTCGAGGAGCAAGTAGCGATGATGGAATTGCTAACGATGCGGACATAGAGAAAGTTCGTTCTGCTATTGGTAAAGACCCTTCGCAGACAAAAACCATTACCTTGACGGTTCGTAAACTAACTACAGGTGTTAATATCCCAGAGTGGACAGCCGTCTTGTTTTTGTCAAATACCAATAGTGCCATGAACTACCTACAAGCTGCCTTTCGTGCCCAGACGCCTTTTTCTCATGAGAAATTGGGAATGAAGACGAATTGTTATGTTTTTGATTTTGCCCCTGATAGAGCCTTGACTGTCATGGCGGAGAGTGCCCAGATTAACTCAGGTGTAGGGAAGAAAAATACGCAAGCACAAAAGCAAGCTATGGCTCGTCTTCTAAACTTTATGCCAATCTTAGGGGCTTCAGACAATGGAATGAAGACCTACGATGTGGATAGAATGCTGACACAGCTCAAGAAAGTTTATGCTGAAAAGGCAGTGCGGTCAGGTTTCGAAGATGACAGTCTCTATAATGATAATCTTCTGACTTTAACCGCTGATGATGCAAGCATGTTTACCAAACTAAATGCTATCGTTGGTAAGAAACAGAGTCAAAAAACGCCTAAGAAAGTTGTAATTAATGAAAATGGATTGACAACTGAAGAGCATGAGCAAGCTGAAAAAGCTAAAAAGAAACCAAAAGCTAAACGAACAGCAGAAGATCTAGAGGTTATCGAAAAACAAAAAGAAGCGAAGAAACAGCGGAAAAATATGATTTCTATTTTACGCGGGGTTTCTATCCGTATTCCAATGATGATTTACGGCATGGCGGTCGATTTATCAAAAGATATCACCATTCAAGACTTTATCAAGCAGGTGGATGATGAATCGTGGAAAGAGTTCATGCCAAAAGGTTTCACCAAGGGAATGTTTAGTGAGATTACCAAGTATTATGATGCTGAGGTCTTTATCGAAGCGGGTCGTATCATTCGTCAGCGTGCCAAATCCTTTGATGACCTGGACTTCATCGAGCGGGCGGAGCAGATTGCGGAGTTGTTTGGGACCTTTAAAAACCCTGACAAGGAAACGGTACTGACACCGTGGCGCGTGGTCAATCTACAAGTATCTAAGTCTGTCGGTGGTTTGAACTTCTATGATGATAATTTTGAGTCGGCGACAGATGGTGCGAGGTCAAATCTTCACTGGGTGTCTAATGAAGTGACTTCATCAATCTATCAACGAGATACGAAAATCTTAGACATTAACTCGAAGACAGGTCTCTACCCTCTTCATAGCGCCATTAGCTTGTATTATCAAAGAGTGGCAGAAAATGATGACAACCATTTTGAAGCTGACCAAGTCTATCAAGAGATTTTAGCGAATAATATCTACGCTATTGCCAAAACACCAATGGCAAAAACCATTACTGAACGTACACTGACAGGCTATCGGAAGTACAAAACCAATGTGACTTATATAGAAAGCCTGACAGATACCCTAAAAACAGATGGTGAACAAGGTAAGAAACTAGTTGAGGAGGCATTTAACAAGGTGAAATTTGATGTAGTGATAGGAAATCCTCCGTATCAGGAAGAGACAATCGGGGAGAATTCTACATTTGCTCCACCTATTTATCATAAATTTATGGACTTATCTTATGAGGTGGCAGATAAAGCAGTTCTGATTACTCCAGCTCGCTTTTTGTTCAATGCAGGAAGTACACCTAAGGCATGGAATAAGAAAATGCTAGAAGATGAACATCTCAAAGTGATTTACTTTGAACAAAATTCAGCAAATATTTTCCCGAATACCGATATCAAAGGTGGAGTTGCTGTCACTTTTCGTGATGCTAATGTAAACTTTGGTGCTATTGAAACATTTACTGCGTTTGATGCCCTAAATAATATTCTACATAAGGTTGCTCCGCTGACTAAAGCTACCCTAGATAGTATTATTAGTGGACGTGGGGTGTACAAATTATCAGAAAAAGCTCTCATTGACCATCCCGAAATCGAAGATATCCAATCAAAAGGGCACAAATTTGATGTTGGTTCTGGTGCGTTTAAGATTTTGTCTGATATCCTCTATTTTGATAAAAAGCAATCTGACAATGATGTGCAAATACTTGGATTGGAAAATTTGAATCGGACATACAGATGGATTAACCAAGATTATCTAAATCCACCAGAAAGTTTTAGAAAATACAAGGTGTTCTTCCCACAAGCTAACGGAAGTGGAGCTATTGGTGAAGTAATTTCAACACCCCTAATCGGGGCACCCCTAATCGGGGCTACTGAGACTTTTTTGTCTATTGGTGGTTTTGAAACCAAAGAGGAAGCAGAGGCTTGTTTGAAGTATATCAAAACGAAGTTTGCTCGAGCCATGTTGGGAGTTTTGAAGATTACGCAAGCTACTACAAGAGATAAATGGGCGAAAGTCCCACTCCAAGACTTTACGTCTAACTCGGACATTGATTGGTCACAATCAATCGCTGAGTTAGACGTGCAACTCTACCGAAAATATGGACTTTCTCAAGAAGAAATTGACTTTATAGAAAGTAAAGTGAAGGAGATGGAGTAA
- the rpsI gene encoding 30S ribosomal protein S9 — protein MAQAQYTGTGRRKNAVARVRLVPGTGKITVNKKDVEEYIPHADLRLVINQPFAVTSTQGSYDVFVNVNGGGYGGQSGAIRHGIARALLQVDPDFRDSLKRAGLLTRDARMVERKKPGLKKARKASQFSKR, from the coding sequence ATGGCACAAGCACAATACACAGGTACTGGTCGTCGTAAAAACGCGGTTGCACGCGTACGTTTGGTCCCAGGTACTGGTAAAATCACAGTAAACAAAAAAGATGTAGAAGAGTACATCCCACACGCTGACCTTCGTTTGGTTATCAACCAACCATTCGCAGTAACTTCAACACAAGGTTCATACGACGTTTTCGTTAACGTGAACGGTGGTGGTTACGGTGGTCAATCAGGTGCGATCCGTCACGGTATCGCGCGTGCATTGCTTCAAGTAGACCCAGACTTCCGCGATTCATTGAAACGCGCAGGCCTTCTTACACGTGACGCTCGTATGGTTGAACGTAAGAAACCAGGTCTTAAGAAAGCACGTAAAGCATCACAATTCAGTAAACGTTAA
- the rplM gene encoding 50S ribosomal protein L13, which translates to MNKTTFMAKPGQVERKWYVVDATDVPLGRLSAVVASVLRGKNKPTFTPHTDTGDFVIVINAEKVKLTGKKATDKVYYTHSLHPGGLKSITAGELRSKNAVRLIEKSVKGMLPHNTLGRAQGMKLKVFVGGEHTHAAQQPEVLDISGLI; encoded by the coding sequence ATGAACAAAACAACATTTATGGCTAAACCAGGCCAAGTTGAACGTAAATGGTATGTAGTAGACGCTACTGATGTACCTCTTGGACGCCTTTCAGCAGTAGTTGCTAGCGTTCTTCGTGGTAAAAACAAACCAACTTTCACACCTCACACTGATACTGGTGACTTTGTTATCGTCATCAACGCTGAGAAAGTGAAATTGACTGGTAAAAAAGCAACTGATAAAGTGTACTACACTCACTCATTGCACCCAGGTGGTTTGAAATCAATCACAGCTGGTGAATTGCGTTCTAAAAACGCTGTTCGTTTGATTGAAAAATCAGTTAAAGGTATGCTTCCACACAACACACTTGGTCGTGCACAAGGCATGAAATTGAAAGTGTTTGTGGGTGGCGAGCACACTCACGCTGCACAACAACCAGAAGTACTTGATATTTCAGGTCTTATCTAA
- a CDS encoding haloacid dehalogenase-like hydrolase, with translation MKRLLSCYASDIVGATKEELKQSILSSEGRILMGETVVTVAPLIAGVTNAEMMAAFGCDLLVLNELDVFHPEIVDFYDCDNPIAEIKRLTGRLVGINLEPVDTSQEVQDQQVFLKPGRQVSSESLRQAQVLGVDFIMLTGNPATGVSMAAIRSAIGLAKEYFEGLIFAGKMHGAGLGESVVDSQALLDFVDLGADGVLIPAVGTVPGVREEIVAPIVSQVKARGALVISTIGTSQESADSQTVREFGLSNKRVGSDIHHIGDGGYGRMPDPENILALSLAVRGKRHTYFKMGQSVRR, from the coding sequence ATGAAACGGTTATTGTCATGCTATGCTAGTGATATCGTGGGAGCGACTAAGGAGGAACTCAAGCAGTCCATTTTATCCAGTGAGGGTCGGATTCTCATGGGGGAAACGGTGGTGACAGTGGCTCCCTTGATTGCAGGGGTGACCAATGCGGAGATGATGGCTGCTTTTGGTTGCGACCTCTTGGTGCTCAACGAATTAGATGTGTTTCATCCGGAGATTGTTGACTTTTACGACTGCGACAATCCTATCGCTGAAATCAAGCGGTTGACGGGTCGATTGGTCGGGATAAACTTGGAGCCTGTGGATACTAGTCAGGAAGTCCAAGACCAGCAGGTTTTTCTAAAACCAGGTCGTCAGGTCAGTTCAGAAAGTCTGCGACAGGCCCAAGTTCTTGGCGTGGACTTCATCATGCTGACAGGCAATCCTGCTACGGGTGTGTCTATGGCTGCAATCCGCTCTGCTATTGGCCTTGCCAAAGAATACTTTGAGGGCCTCATCTTTGCGGGGAAAATGCACGGTGCAGGTCTGGGAGAGTCGGTCGTGGATAGTCAAGCCCTGCTAGATTTTGTGGACTTGGGGGCAGACGGTGTCCTCATTCCTGCGGTCGGCACGGTGCCGGGTGTGCGGGAGGAAATCGTGGCACCGATCGTCAGTCAGGTCAAGGCGCGTGGGGCTTTGGTTATTTCGACTATCGGGACTAGTCAGGAGAGTGCGGACAGTCAGACGGTGCGGGAGTTTGGGCTCAGCAACAAGCGGGTGGGCTCGGACATCCACCATATCGGAGACGGGGGCTACGGTCGTATGCCTGACCCTGAAAATATCTTGGCTCTGTCCTTGGCGGTTAGAGGCAAGCGGCATACCTATTTCAAAATGGGGCAATCGGTAAGAAGATAG
- a CDS encoding DegV family protein, translating to MTFTIVTDSTSDLPISWVQENDVTVLGLTINLDGVTYETVGENRLTSADLLEKMASGSQPTTSQVNVGQFEEVFEAAAKEGQEVLYLAFSAALSGTYQSAVIAREMVMDQYPDAVITIVDTKAATIGEGYLVMKAAQARAAGKSLAETKALIEDLVPRLRTYLLVDDLNHLVRGGRLSKSAALIGGLVNIKPLLALNAEGKLEAIAKIRGRKKGIKEMLNLTLDNLDHSTVMVAYTGDLEAAKAIKATLLEDSRVSDVLLTELGPIIATHTGTGVLAILSINKKER from the coding sequence GTGACATTTACAATCGTAACCGATTCGACATCGGATTTGCCAATCAGCTGGGTCCAAGAAAACGATGTGACCGTGCTTGGTTTGACCATTAACCTAGACGGCGTGACTTATGAAACAGTCGGTGAAAACCGCTTGACCTCAGCAGATTTACTGGAGAAAATGGCTTCTGGCAGCCAACCTACGACCAGTCAGGTCAATGTTGGTCAGTTTGAAGAAGTTTTTGAAGCGGCAGCCAAGGAAGGTCAGGAGGTGCTTTATCTCGCTTTCTCAGCAGCTCTTTCAGGGACCTACCAGAGTGCAGTCATTGCACGAGAGATGGTAATGGACCAATATCCAGATGCAGTCATCACCATCGTTGATACAAAGGCAGCGACCATTGGAGAAGGCTACTTAGTCATGAAAGCTGCGCAAGCACGTGCAGCGGGTAAGTCATTAGCTGAAACCAAGGCGCTCATCGAGGACTTGGTCCCACGCCTACGGACCTACCTCTTGGTCGATGACCTTAATCATTTGGTGCGAGGTGGACGCTTGTCTAAATCGGCAGCCCTCATCGGTGGATTGGTCAATATCAAACCTCTCCTTGCACTCAATGCGGAAGGGAAGTTAGAAGCCATTGCCAAAATCCGTGGTCGTAAAAAAGGAATCAAGGAAATGCTGAACCTGACCTTGGATAATTTGGATCATTCTACGGTTATGGTGGCCTATACAGGTGATTTGGAAGCTGCGAAAGCCATCAAAGCAACCTTGTTGGAAGACAGCCGTGTCAGTGATGTTCTTTTGACTGAGTTGGGTCCGATCATTGCCACCCATACAGGAACAGGGGTACTAGCTATCCTATCCATCAATAAGAAAGAGAGATAA
- the rlmB gene encoding 23S rRNA (guanosine(2251)-2'-O)-methyltransferase RlmB: protein MEQNDIVYGVHAVVESLEANTGNKLYIQDDLRGKNVEKIKALAAEKKVSISWTPKKTLSDMTEGAVHQGFVLRVSEFAYADLSVILEKAEQEDNPLILILDGLTDPHNFGSILRTADATQVAGIIIPKHRAVGVTPVVAKTSTGAVVHVPIARVTNLSQTLDKLKEAGFWVFGTDMNGTPSHKWNTTGKLALIIGNEGKGISSNIKKQVDEMITIPMKGHVQSLNASVAAAVLMYEVFRKKI, encoded by the coding sequence ATGGAACAAAATGATATCGTATATGGCGTGCATGCTGTGGTAGAGAGTTTGGAGGCCAACACCGGCAACAAGCTCTACATCCAGGATGATTTACGCGGAAAAAATGTAGAAAAAATCAAGGCCCTGGCGGCAGAGAAGAAGGTGTCGATTTCTTGGACGCCCAAGAAGACCCTGTCTGACATGACAGAAGGTGCCGTTCACCAAGGCTTTGTCCTGCGGGTCTCTGAGTTCGCCTATGCGGACCTGTCGGTGATTTTGGAAAAGGCAGAGCAGGAAGATAATCCCCTCATTCTCATCTTGGACGGTCTGACAGACCCCCACAACTTTGGCTCGATTTTACGGACCGCAGATGCCACTCAGGTGGCTGGCATCATCATTCCCAAGCACCGAGCAGTTGGCGTGACGCCCGTTGTGGCAAAGACCTCAACAGGTGCGGTGGTCCATGTCCCAATCGCCCGAGTAACCAATCTCAGCCAAACCCTTGATAAGCTCAAGGAGGCTGGTTTCTGGGTATTTGGTACCGATATGAACGGAACCCCAAGCCACAAGTGGAATACGACTGGCAAGCTAGCCCTTATTATTGGCAACGAAGGCAAGGGCATCTCCAGCAATATCAAAAAGCAGGTGGATGAGATGATCACTATTCCTATGAAGGGCCATGTCCAATCTCTCAACGCCAGCGTAGCAGCTGCTGTACTCATGTACGAAGTATTTCGGAAGAAAATCTAA
- a CDS encoding DUF1761 domain-containing protein gives MTLIFGIVAGLIAFAIGGLWYGLIFRDTWIKASGIDMAKVEADRPAGKNGQKEMVISLVIEVLTAIITIFFIKTLGVSPLHAAGGMGVIAVLASLKNYVFEQRPINLILINESYKLVCYLVVGIIALFA, from the coding sequence ATGACACTTATTTTTGGAATCGTAGCAGGTCTGATTGCCTTTGCTATTGGTGGTTTGTGGTATGGTTTGATTTTCCGCGATACTTGGATCAAGGCTTCAGGCATTGACATGGCTAAGGTAGAAGCAGACCGTCCGGCTGGAAAAAATGGCCAGAAGGAAATGGTGATTTCCCTTGTCATTGAAGTGCTGACTGCTATCATTACTATTTTCTTCATCAAGACCCTCGGTGTTTCACCACTTCACGCGGCTGGTGGCATGGGCGTGATTGCGGTCCTTGCTTCATTGAAAAACTACGTCTTTGAGCAACGCCCTATCAACCTCATCCTCATCAACGAAAGCTACAAACTAGTCTGCTACCTGGTAGTCGGTATTATTGCTTTGTTTGCATAA